In a genomic window of Bacteroidales bacterium:
- the nuoE gene encoding NADH-quinone oxidoreductase subunit NuoE, giving the protein MFVQIKETAMKEKILEILEKYPEGKPEYLIAILQDIQEAMGYLSREAMEAVSRHTSLTPAKVFGVATFYNQFRFKPLGKYHIQVCRGTACHVLGSATVLEHLEKLIGIKAGDTTRDGLFSLEVVACLGACGLAPVVTVNNVFYASVDQQKIEEIIKTCRHEQNALVEQ; this is encoded by the coding sequence ATGTTTGTTCAAATCAAAGAGACAGCTATGAAAGAGAAAATTCTCGAAATACTAGAAAAATATCCCGAAGGAAAACCTGAATATCTCATAGCGATTTTGCAGGACATCCAGGAAGCCATGGGATATCTATCGAGGGAAGCTATGGAAGCGGTATCGCGCCATACTTCCCTTACTCCTGCAAAAGTATTTGGAGTGGCAACATTTTATAATCAGTTTAGGTTCAAACCTCTTGGAAAGTACCACATTCAAGTATGTCGAGGTACTGCATGTCATGTGTTGGGGTCTGCAACTGTGCTAGAACATTTGGAAAAATTGATTGGAATTAAAGCTGGAGATACCACACGTGATGGTCTTTTTAGTTTGGAAGTTGTAGCTTGCCTCGGTGCATGCGGATTAGCACCAGTCGTCACTGTAAACAATGTTTTTTATGCCAGTGTAGATCAGCAAAAAATTGAAGAA